GAATCAAAGGCCACCTGGATTGACTAAAGATGTCCACCAAGCAATACGGATGTTCCAAAAAATTATGATTAACTGTTGCTGCTGAAACAACTTCAGAAATAGCCCTCTCCACCCTATCGCACACTCTTTCCAGTGCCTCTTCTTTATCTTGAAATACttgcctatttctttctttccataattccCATATAGCAATTGAAGGCGAAACAGTCCATAGACTCGAGAGGGTTGACTTCCTGTACTCCGTGAACCAGCTTTTGAAAAGATCTATTACTTTTTTTGGAAGAGGAGTTTCCCACCCCAATTTTCTTAATAAGAGTTTCCACACTCCTTGAGCTATATCACATTGAAGCAACAAGTGATCCAAAGATTCTTCCTTTTCTTTGCACATAACACACTGGAACGGGCCATTGAAACCCAGCCTCTTCATTCTATCTCCCGTCAAAATCCTCCTTTTCAAGACTAGCCATGAAAACACCCCCGCCTTTGGTAAGCACTTAGAACTCCAGCATAGCTTAGATGGCCATTCTGTTAGAGTCTCTGCATTTTCAATAAGATTGTAACCTACTTTGACTAAATAGTTCCCTAATTTTGAACCATACCATTTTAGGACATCATCTTTCAGACCAAGGACTGGTCAATACTCTTCCAAAATCCTGTTAAAGGAAATTTTTCACTGAGGAGATAACGGTAACATATCAACATCCTTCCATTTCCACTCATCCACTCCATTACTTCTCACTTTAACCAAATAATCTCTAACTTTATAGCCCCAATGTGCTTCAGTCACAAGTCTGATTTGACCTACCTCTCCCCGTAATGATAAGGAAGGTCTGCCATCCCACGAATCCGTCCAGAAAATTGCTTTCTCCCCATTCCCTAATTGCCATGTGATATGATCTGTAATCACTTTCCTACAAGACAACAAAAAATTCCATATCGCCGACCCTCTCGGAGGGTCACGGACTGTGAAAATCCTTTCCCTATCATTCGAATCCAAATACTTGTGTTTCAGGATTTGGACCCCTTTTTTGTCTGGTTTTTCATACATTTGCCATATTAGTTTTGCACCCATTGCTTCATTCAACAAGCTCCAATTTCTAAGACCTGCACCCCCTGCCAATTTTGGTTGACAGACTTTATCCCATGCAACCAGCGGGATTTTATCTTGCTCACTCTTGCCATTCCAAAACCTCATAAACTGGTTAATACTCCTTACAATTTtctcaaggactttgaaacacatcatAGAATAAATAGGCATTGCAGATAAAACCGATTTTAGCAACAACAACCTGCCAGCCGACGTGAGCCACTTACTCTTCCAGCCTTCTAATTTATTAACACAACTGTCCATCAGTCTTTGCAACATACTCATCCGATTTGGTCCCCCAAACAGCAAAGTGCCCAGGAACCTGCTCGGAAGAGTTCCAACCTTGACACCCAAAATCCTAGCAATCTCCCTCTGCTTCCTCAAATCTGTGTTAGAAAAGAAAATATCCGATTTGGCCCAATTTACCTGTTGATCTGACGCATCACAAAAGACATCAAGAGTTTTTTTAATGATGCGTGCCTCCCTAAGCGAGGCATCTCCAAAAAGAATTGTGTAatttgcaaattgttgatgagtgaccGCGTCCACACCAGCCGCAACATGAACTCCTTTCCACTTATCCTCACTTCTCATATGTCGAATAAATCTTCCCAAAACCTTTGCcagaagaataaagacaaagggAGGGAGTGGATCACCTTGCCACAAACCTCTAGACAATTGGAAAAAACCTTGCGGGCTCCCATTTACTAATACAAATATCCATGGTCCATCAATACATGCCTTCAAAAAGTTAATCCAATGAGGGGAGAAACCAAACCTTTCCAATACTCGAAAAAGGAAATCCCGATCAACCATATCATATGCTTTCCTAAtatccaatttgatcaacatctgcTCCACCTTTGCTTTCCTGATTGTGTGGATTGCTTCATGAGCTATTATGATCAGAGATCGGAAAATCGCCCaagactcgccaactcggcgagtctgagtACGATTTATGCCCTCTGAGTCTGGagagctcggactcggactcgtcaaAGTCCAGGGGGTGAACtcaccagactcgccgagttggcaagtttggcataaactcgccaaactcggcgagtcttgTGCCTGGAACTCGGCCAGCGGCAAGGCCGAAAAAAggccaaaaaaaatgcattttttaaagtttttttaaaatgaataatctcgtctttgttcactacaaccttcgcctaagaatgagaaaaattagggttacaacatgtcagccaatagaaaaataacacctcaTGCCTTTACtaaataataagtctttttggcctcgcgaggtgctgcccctcgaccccgaaCTGTatcttgaccccaccttgggggcactgcccccaaacccctgttgaaaaatatggggggaaactgcgtcgatagaagtagggaaaatttaacctccgagtttgacactgattggatcaaccaggtagatatagaggctgagattgTAGCCATGGTAGAGGAGTGGAGAGCATGAGCAAAGACAGGAGATTTAGAGGtagatagtgacacagatgttctTGATGTTGGCGAGCATGcaatggtgtcacggggagcggctatggttgtcgaatcatccaggacctaccttagatgccttcacAGGGGGCCGGGGCCAGAGGgagcaggctcctctgagccataggcttgtagttgtatttacctttggtatttgtatggaacatttgatgatgatcatatgataacatggattttttattccatgagttttgtaatattatatgcatttgacaatatttataaatctatgtttgttatttccttcacctACAATATGCGTTTATgcttgtgattgatgtatacttgtgtatgtaatcaaatgagccgagtttgattatgttattgtgtctttaaggtgtattcaataaagggtgcatgaaaaaaaaattaaatctttaaaaatctctaaatttcttaagTTTTTCACTTTCCTGAGTCTAGCCAAGTTTGACTCTGGGTCgaccttgccgagtccgagccgagtccgagtcgcGTTTCTTTGATTGTGATGCCTTCCACAATCGATCTTCCCAAAACAAACCACTTTGCTCCTCTGAAATAATCAATTTCAAAAGAGGTTTCAATCTATTCATAATAACTTTTGCAATCACCTTATACAACACATTACAGAGAGAAATTGGTCTAAAATCCCCAAAAGAGGCCGATCTCTCAACTTTGGGGATCAAAGCAAGGAAGGTACAATTCAATTCTTTAGCAACCCTTGCATTTTCTCTCGCTTCTTCCACAACCTACAAGACTTCTAGGCCAACCACATCCCAAAACTGTTGATAGAAAAATGTCAGAAAACCATCAGGCCCCGGTGCCTTGTCCCCCACCATCGAAAAACTGTTTGTCTCACTTATTCAACTaggattggtttgcaaaggatttGATTCTGGCTGTCAGAGGTATGGGGAATATTTTTCAGGATTTCGTCTTGATGTCGAGACTTTAAACTCAGATTCTTTGTCAGAAGTTCTGTAAAGAATTCTATTGCTTCCTTGTTAATATCATCTGCCTTATCCAATACTACATTTGCTCTACTCTTGATTGAGGTCACTTTGTTCCAGGATCTTCTGAGCTTCACCGAATTATGAAAGaactttgtatttctatcaccttcCTTTAAccagtgttccacggaaacgcgTTTCCCCCTCCCAGGCCCAAGTCTCCCCATCCCCAAAACCCGTCCctgaaactttttccctttgtccccccgtcccTGAAGCTCGTCCCCTCGTCTCCCCGTCCCCAACATCCGTGGAACCCTGCCTTTAACCAACCTTcacgagacttttgtttccaaTACACCTCCTCTCTACCCAAAATTTCATTGTATTTAGACTTAAGGATCTTTTCCTTGTTGTGAGTTTCCATTGTCATGCCCTGGTCCATGATAACCTTCCGAAGGTCTTCCCACTCTGCTTCTATTTCATCTCTGTTCACAAAGATATTCCCAAACTTAATCCTGTTCCATTCCTTTAACTTCCCCTTAAGGAACTGCAACTTCTTAAAAAATTTAAAAGCCCACAATCCATAGACCACAGGGGCTTCCATCCACCAGGATTTGATTACGTCTTTCAGACCAAAGTCCCTTAGccactttttttcaaatttaaatggaCAACGGATCGAAATACTATCTAGGCATATcaagagttctatagaaaaatgATTTGATGCAACAATCGGTTTGACCCCCGCTTCAAAATTAAAGGCTTGGAAGCCCAATTCCCTCCCAAAAAAAATCTGTGTAATTTCTCAGCTATATGATCCCCTCCCATTCTACGACTGGACCAAGTGAAAGTTCCTTTGCTAGTCTATACTTCTCG
The window above is part of the Cryptomeria japonica unplaced genomic scaffold, Sugi_1.0 HiC_scaffold_2554, whole genome shotgun sequence genome. Proteins encoded here:
- the LOC131873582 gene encoding uncharacterized protein LOC131873582; translation: MVDRDFLFRVLERFGFSPHWINFLKACIDGPWIFVLVNGSPQGFFQLSRGLWQGDPLPPFVFILLAKVLGRFIRHMRSEDKWKGVHVAAGVDAVTHQQFANYTILFGDASLREARIIKKTLDVFCDASDQQVNWAKSDIFFSNTDLRKQREIARILGVKVGTLPSRFLGTLLFGGPNRMSMLQRLMDSCVNKLEGWKSKWLTSAGRLLLLKSVLSAMPIYSMMCFKVLEKIVRSINQFMRFWNGKSEQDKIPLVAWDKVCQPKLAGGAGLRNWSLLNEAMGAKLIWQMYEKPDKKGVQILKHKYLDSNDRERIFTVRDPPRGSAIWNFLLSCRKVITDHITWQLGNGEKAIFWTDSWDGRPSLSLRGEVGQIRLVTEAHWGYKVRDYLVKVRSNGVDEWKWKDVDMLPLSPQ
- the LOC131873581 gene encoding uncharacterized protein LOC131873581, which produces MKRLGFNGPFQCVMCKEKEESLDHLLLQCDIAQGVWKLLLRKLGWETPLPKKVIDLFKSWFTEYRKSTLSSLWTVSPSIAIWELWKERNRQVFQDKEEALERVCDRVERAISEVVSAATVNHNFLEHPYCLVDIFSQS